The following proteins are co-located in the Gopherus evgoodei ecotype Sinaloan lineage unplaced genomic scaffold, rGopEvg1_v1.p scaffold_39_arrow_ctg1, whole genome shotgun sequence genome:
- the SUPT16H gene encoding FACT complex subunit SPT16, translating into MALSLDREAYYRRVKRLYGNWQKGEDDYANVDAIVVSVGVDEEIVYAKSTALQTWLFGYELTDTIMVFCEDKILFMASKKKVEFLKQIANSKGSENANGVPAITLLVREKNESNKGNFEKMIEALKGSKSGKRIGVFSKDRFPGEFMKSWNDCLSKEGFQKVDISAVVAYTIAVKEDGELNLMRKAAAITSEVFNKFFKERVMEIVDADEKVRHSKLAESVEKAIEEKKYLSGADPSTVEMCYPPIIQSGGNYNLKFSVVSDKNHMHFGAITCAMGIRYKSYCSNLVRTLMVDPPQEVQDNYTFLLQLQEELLKELRHGVKLCEVYAAVMDVVKKQKPELLNKITKNLGFAMGIEFREGSLVINSKNQHRLKKGMVFSINVGFSDLTNKEGKKPEERTYALFIGDTVLVDEDGPATILTSVKKKVKNVGIFLKNEDEEEEEEEKDEAEDLLGRSSRAAALLTERTRNELTAEEKRRAHQKELAMQLNEEAKRRLTEQKGEQQIQKARKSNISYKNPSLMPKEPHIREMKIYIDKKYETVIMPVFGIATPFHIATIKNISMSVEGDYTYLRINFYCPGSALGRNEGNIFPNPEATFVKEITYRASNMKTPGEQTVPALNLQNAFRIIKEVQKRYKTREAEEKEKEGIVKQDSLIINLNRSNPKLKDLYIRPNIAQKRMQGSLEAHVNGFRFTSVRGDKVDILYNNIKHALFQPCDGEMIIVLHFHLKNAIMFGKKRHTDVQFYTEVGEITTDLGKHQHMHDRDDLYAEQMEREMRHKLKTAFKNFIEKVEALTKEELEFEVPFRDLGFNGAPYRSTCLLQPTSSALVNCTEWPPFVVTLDEVELIHFERVQFHLKNFDMVIVYKDYSKKVTMINAIPVASLDPIKEWLNSCDLKYTEGVQSLNWTKIMKTIVDDPEGFFEQGGWSFLEPEGEGSDAEVGESESEIEDETFNPSEDEYEEEEEDSDEDYSSEAEESDYSKESMGSEEESGKDWDELEEEARKADRESRYEEEEEQSRSLSRKRKGPAHSSSRRSSHSRSPGRSSGPPKKKRK; encoded by the exons ATGGCGCTGAGCCTGGACCGCGAGGCCTATTACCGCCGCGTCAAGCGTCTCTATGGCAACTGGCAG AAGGGAGAGGATGACTATGCCAATGTCGACGCTATCGTTGTCTCCGTGGGGGTGGATGAGGAGATTGTCTATGCCAAGTCCACTGCCCTGCAG ACGTGGCTCTTTGGCTACGAGCTCACCGACACCATCATGGTTTTCTGCGAGGACAAGATTCTGTTCATGGCCAGCAAGAAAAAGGTGGAATTCCTGAAGCAGATTGCCAACAGCAAAGGCAGTGAGAACGCCAATGGTGTGCCGGCCATCACGCTGCTCGTGCGGGAGAAG AATGAGAGCAACAAGGGGAACTTTGAGAAGATGATCGAGGCGCTGAAGGGCAGCAAGAGCGGGAAGCGCATCGGGGTCTTCAGCAAGGACAGGTTCCCCGGGGAGTTCATGAAGAGCTGGAATGACTGCCTCAGCAAGGAGGGCTTCCAGAag GTAGACATCAGCGCAGTCGTGGCCTACACTATTGCAGTGAAGGAGGATGGGGAACTGAATCTGATGCGCAAAGCGGCTGCCATCACCTCTGAGGTCTTTAACAAATTTTTCAAGGAGCGGGTCATGGAGATTGTCGATGCTGACGAG AAAGTGCGGCACAGCAAGCTGGCAGAGTCCGTGGAGAAGGCCATCGAGGAGAAGAAGTACCTGTCAGGGGCTGACCCCTCCACGGTGGAGATGTGCTATCCCCCCATCATCCAGAGTGGCGGCAACTACAACCTCAAGTTCAGCGTTGTCAG TGACAAGAACCACATGCACTTCGGGGCCATCACCTGTGCCATGGGCATCCGCTACAAATCCTATTGCTCCAACCTGGTGCGCACGCTCATGGTGGACCCGCCCCAGGAGGTGCAGGACAATTACACctttctgctgcagctgcaggaggagctgctCAAGGAGCTGCGGCATG GCGTGAAGCTGTGCGAGGTCTATGCTGCCGTCATGGATGTGGTGAAGAAGCAGAAGCCAGAGCTCTTAAACAAGATCACCAAGAACCTGGG ATTTGCCATGGGCATCGAGTTCAGAGAGGGCTCCCTCGTCATCAACAGCAAGAACCAGCACCGGCTCAAGAAAG GGATGGTATTCAGCATCAACGTGGGCTTCTCCGACCTGACCAACAAGGAGGGGAAGAAACCAGAGGAGCGAACATATGCACTGTTCATTGGGGACACCGTGCTGGTGGATGAG GACGGCCCGGCCACCATCCTGACCTCTGTTAAGAAGAAAGTCAAGAACGTTGGCATCTTCCTCAAG aatgaagatgaggaggaggaagaggaggagaaggacgaGGCTGAAGACCTGCTGGGGCGCAGCTCCcgagcagcagcactgctgacagAGCGGACACGG AACGAGCTCACGGCAGAGGAGAAGCGTCGAGCCCACCAGAAAGAGCTGGCCATGCAGCTTAACGAGGAGGCCAAGCGGCGGCTGACGGAGCAGAAGGGCGAGCAGCAGATCCAGAA GGCCCGCAAATCGAACATCTCCTACAAGAACCCATCGCTGATGCCCAAGGAGCCGCACATCCGGGAGATGAAAATCTACATTGACAAGAAATACGAGACTGTCATCATGCCAGTCTTTGGCATCGCCACGCCCTTCCACATCGCCACCATtaag AACATCAGCATGTCGGTGGAGGGTGACTACACCTACTTGCGCATCAACTTCTACTGCCCGGGCAGTGCCCTGGGTCGCAACGAGGGCAACATCTTCCCCAACCCCGAGGCCACCTTCGTCAAGGAGAT CACGTATCGTGCCTCCAACATGAAGACGCCAGGTGAGCAGACGGTGCCAGCCCTCAACCTGCAGAACGCTTTCCGCATCATCAAGGAGGTGCAGAAACGCTACAAAACCCGGGAGgcggaggagaaggagaaggag GGCATCGTCAAGCAAGACTCGCTCATCATTAATCTGAACCGGAGCAACCCCAAGCTAAAGGACCTGTACATCCGGCCCAACATCGCTCAGAAGAGGATGCAAGGCTCGCTGGAGGCCCATGTCAATG GTTTCCGCTTCACGTCCGTGCGAGGAGACAAGGTCGACATTCTGTACAACAACATCAAACACGCCCTGTTTCAGCCCTGCGACGGGGAGATGATCATTGTGCTGCACTTCCACCTCAAG aACGCCATCATGTTTGGGAAGAAGCGGCACACAGATGTGCAGTTCTACACCGAGGTGGGCGAGATCACCACAGACCTGGGCAAGCACCAGCACATGCATGACCGTGATGACCTCTACGCGGAGCAG ATGGAGCGCGAGATGAGGCACAAGCTGAAAACGGCCTTTAAGAATTTCATCGAGAAGGTGGAGGCTCTGACCAAGGAGGAGCTGGAGTTCGAGGTGCCCTTTCGGGACCTGGG GTTCAATGGTGCCCCCTACAGAAGCACCTGCCTGCTCCAGCCAACCAGCAGTGCCCTGGTGAATTGCACTGAGTGG ccTCCGTTCGTGGTGACGCTGGATGAGGTGGAGCTCATTCACTTTGAGCGAGTCCAGTTCCACCTGAAGAACTTTGACATGGTCATCGTCTACAAGGACTACAGCAAGAAAGTGACCATGATCAATGCCATCCCTGTGGCCTCCCTCGACCCCATCAAGGAGTGGCTCAA CTCTTGTGACCTGAAGTACACGGAGGGGGTGCAGTCCCTCAACTGGACCAAAATCATGAAGACGATTGTGGATGACCCTGAAggcttctttgagcaggggggttggtcGTTCCTGGAGCCTGAGGGAGAG GGCAGTGATGCCGAGGTCGGGGAATCAGAGTCAGAGATCGAGGATGAGACATTTAACCCCTCGGAGGACGaatatgaggaggaggaagaggatagtGATGAAGATTACTCCTCTGAGGCGGAGGAATCAG ATTACTCCAAGGAATCCATGGGCAGCGAGGAGGAGAGTGGGAAGGATTGGGACGAGCTGGAGGAAGAGGCCAGGAAAG CGGACCGAGAGAGCCGgtatgaggaagaggaggagcagagccGCAGCCTGAGCCGGAAGAGGAAGGGTCCAGCCCACAGTTCCAGCCGCCGCAGTTCCCACAGCCGCAGCCCAGGCCGCAGCTCGGGACCCCCCAAGAAGAAGAGGAAGTAG